TCGATGCCATCGCCGCGCAGATCCTCATAGAGGCGCTGCGCGGCCTGCGCCACTTCCGGAGACTTATGAAAGCCGATGGGTACGATGGCGACCGCAAAGGGCGCGATCGGGGTCGGCCAGATGATGCCCCGTTCGTCGTGGTTTTGTTCGATGGCCGCCGCCACCACCCGCGATACACCGATACCGTAGCAGCCCATGATGAACGGCTGGGATTGGCCGGTCTCGTCCAAAAAGCCCGCAGCCATCCGGCTGCTGTATTTCGTGCCGAGCTGGAAGATGTGTCCGACCTCGATGCCGCGGCCACGCTCGAGGGCCGTCTGGCATTGCGGGCAGGGGTCGCCGGCCACCACCTCGCGCAGGTCGAATACGGTGGGCTCCGGGAAGTCGCGCCCCCAATTGGCGCCTGTGAAGTGATGGTCCTCGCGATTGGCGCCGCATGCGAAGTCGGCGAGCGCCAGGGCCTCGGGGTCGGCATAACCCGGGATCGCGAGCCCCTTGGGTCCGGCCGCCCCCGGCACACCGCCTGCGGCACGCACCTCGGCGGGCGTCGCGAAGGTGAGCGGGCTCAGGGCGTCCGGAACCTTGGTAGCCTTGACCGGGTTGATCTCGCGGTCGCCGCGCACAAAGAGCGCGATGGGGCCGTGCGTGCCCTTGATGAACACCGTCTTCAGGATGCGTTCAGCGCTGACCGACAGGGCCTGCGCCACCTCGTCCACGCTATGGGCCGCGCCGGTGTGCACTTCGGCGAGCGCCTCGGTGGCCGCCGGCCGCACCTGCGCCGCGTCGCTTTGCGCGAGCTCGACATTGGCGGCGTAGTCGCACGCCGGGCAGGTGATGATCGCATCCTCGCCGGTATCGGCCAGGACATGGAATTCGTGGGAGGCATCACCGCCTATACTGCCGGTGTCGGCGCGCACCGCGCGAAAGCGCAGGCCCAGGCGCGTGAATATGCGCTGATAGGTCGCATACATGACCTCATAGGTAGCCTTGAGGGAGGCGTGATCGGCGTGGAAGGAGTAGGCGTCTTTCATCAAAAACTCGCGCGCGCGCATGACCCCGAACCGTGGGCGCACCTCGTCACGGAATTTGGTCTGGATCTGATAGAAGTTCATGGGCAGCTGGCGGTAGCTGCGGATCTCGCGCCGCGCGAGATCGGTGATCACCTCTTCATGGGTGGGGCCGAAGCAGAATGCCCGCTCGTGACGGTCGGTGAGCCGCAAGAGCTCCGGCCCGTAATATTGCCAGCGTTCGGATTCCTGCCAGAGCTCGGCGGGCTGGACGGCCGGCATCAAGACCTCCTGGGCCCCGGACCGGTTCATCTCCTCGCGGACGACGGCCTCCACCTTGCGCAGCACGCGCAGCCCCATGGGTAGCCAGGTGTAGAGCCCCGAGGCGAGCTTGCGGATCATGCCGGCGCGCAGCATGAGGCGATGGCTTACGATCTCGGCGTCCGCCGGGTTTTCTTTCAAGGTGGCCAGCAATAACGCCTGGGTACGCATGGTTTGGGAAAGGTCCTCGGTGATTGAAGCCGGTCATCTGGCGCCGCAGGTGGCCCGCCGCTTATCGCGCCACCTATGGTAATGATATACGAATACCCCAGAAGCGGGAGTCACGGGCCCCGTTTATTGAGAAGGCGCCCCCGCGCCCTGTGCGGGCGTTGCCGAAAAACTCGCGACACCCGCTATGTAAGCGGTAACCCAGAGGCGTTATAGATTCCGCTGGGAACGGCCGACATGCTACGCCCATCGTTCAACGGATGGGGGCGGGCAATGACACGATCGGTGATGATCCGGCAACGCTGGGCACGCTGGCGGGAACGACTGGCCGACCAAGCGCGCAGCGGCCTTGGGGCCGCGGCCTTCGGCGAGAAGGAAGGGATCGCGACCAAGACGTTCTATGGATGGCGGGCGTGGCTCTGGGACAGTGAGGGTCGGCAGGGAGCCGCCTCCCATCGTGGTCGCAATCCGGTACCCTTCATCGATCTCGGAGCCATGAGCGCAGGGACCCAAGCCCGGGATATCCACCTCGAACTGCCGGGCGCCGTCGTCCTCACCATGGACAGGCGCTGATGTTCTTTCCCGAGCAGCGTGTGCGCGTGTTTTTGTATGGCCAGCTGGTCGACATGCGCCGCTCCTATGATGGCCTCTACGCCCTTAAGCGACACGGCATGCGGCAGGATCCCCTGGCCGGGCACCTGTTCGCATTCATCAACCGGCGCGCCACCCAGATCAAGATCCTGTACTTCGAACGCAGCGGGTGGTGCGTGTGGGCCAAGCGTCTGGAGCAGGGGGCGCTTTCTGTCCGACTGGCGCCATGTCACCCACCGGGAGATGGATTGGACGGGCTTGAAGCTGCTGCTCGAGGGTGTGGAGGGAGGGCGCATGCGCCAACGCTATCGATATCCAGGAAATGCGCAGGAAACGACAGATTCTTCTGCCATTCATACAGGCGCTCCGGTATAAGGACCCCATGGTATGCAGCCCTCTATCCACCCCACCGACGCTCGAGGAAGCGGCGGGCTTGAGTCCGCAGCAGGTCGTCGACGTCATAGGGACGCTGAGTGCGAGATGGCCCACTTGAAGCGCCAGATCGATTGGTTCCGCCCACAGATATTCGGCCACAAGAGCGAGCGGCGCATCGTGCCGGTGGATACCGGCCAGATGAGCCTGGGCGAGGGCCTCACCAGCCCCGAGACTGGTTCACCGCCGCCGACACCTACGCGGCCCGTGGCCGCCCACCACCGGCGCCGTGTGGCCCAAAACCCCGGTACGGGGCCGGGCCGTTGCCGTTCTTCGATGCCGACCGGGTGCCCATGGAGGTCATTACCCCTCGCCTCTCCCGAGGCGGAAGCGTTGGCCCCCGAGGAGTTTGAGGTCACCGACACCAAGGAGACCTTCCGGCTCGCCCAGCGCCTCGGCAGTTATGTGGTGATCAAGTATGTCTGGCCGCTCATCAAGCGCCGGGCCGACGGCGCCCTCTGCTGTCCGGCAGCCCCCGTGGGGGTGATCGAGGGCAGCCGGGCGGACGTGAGCTTCCTTGCGGGCCTGCTCATCGACAAGTTCGCCTACCACCTGCCCTTGTACCGTCAACACCAGCGCCTCATGGATGCCGGCTTTCGGTTGAGCCGCCCGTGGCTGGACCGGGCTGGGGTCCACCACGTCGGCACCGTGCAGAGCCTGATCGCCACCTGCCGCCTGCAGGGGGGTCGATCCCTACGACTACCTGGTCGATGTGCTGCAGCGGGTCGCGACCCATCCGGCGTCTGCTGTCTGGCAA
The DNA window shown above is from Acidiferrobacter sp. SPIII_3 and carries:
- the tnpB gene encoding IS66 family insertion sequence element accessory protein TnpB (TnpB, as the term is used for proteins encoded by IS66 family insertion elements, is considered an accessory protein, since TnpC, encoded by a neighboring gene, is a DDE family transposase.), with translation MRRSYDGLYALKRHGMRQDPLAGHLFAFINRRATQIKILYFERSGWCVWAKRLEQGALSVRLAPCHPPGDGLDGLEAAARGCGGRAHAPTLSISRKCAGNDRFFCHSYRRSGIRTPWYAALYPPHRRSRKRRA
- a CDS encoding proline--tRNA ligase translates to MRTQALLLATLKENPADAEIVSHRLMLRAGMIRKLASGLYTWLPMGLRVLRKVEAVVREEMNRSGAQEVLMPAVQPAELWQESERWQYYGPELLRLTDRHERAFCFGPTHEEVITDLARREIRSYRQLPMNFYQIQTKFRDEVRPRFGVMRAREFLMKDAYSFHADHASLKATYEVMYATYQRIFTRLGLRFRAVRADTGSIGGDASHEFHVLADTGEDAIITCPACDYAANVELAQSDAAQVRPAATEALAEVHTGAAHSVDEVAQALSVSAERILKTVFIKGTHGPIALFVRGDREINPVKATKVPDALSPLTFATPAEVRAAGGVPGAAGPKGLAIPGYADPEALALADFACGANREDHHFTGANWGRDFPEPTVFDLREVVAGDPCPQCQTALERGRGIEVGHIFQLGTKYSSRMAAGFLDETGQSQPFIMGCYGIGVSRVVAAAIEQNHDERGIIWPTPIAPFAVAIVPIGFHKSPEVAQAAQRLYEDLRGDGIDVLLDDRDERPGVLFGDMDLIGLPHRLVIGDRGLKAGTIEYKGRSDAEPENWPLADVRTRLAKRLAS